GGATAATCTGGCTCATATCCATCCCCGTTTTCCGGGCATTGTAAAAAAGGTGTTAAAACACATCGGCGAACACGTTAAAAAGGGCGAAACACTGGCCATCGTAGAAAGCAATGAAAGCCTGGTTGAATACCAGATTAAATCTTTAATTGACGGAACGATTGTGGAAAAGCATTTGACCCTGGGCGAAGTTGTAACAGATAGAAATCATGGGTTTTTAATCGCCAATTTGAATACGGTCTGGGTTTACTTGCAAGTTTATCAGAAAGACCTGCCGTACGTAAAGGAAGGGCAAAAGGTAGTGATTTTTGCGGGGCCTGGTTTGCCCAGAGTAGAAGGCGTTATTGATTACATTTCGCCCATCATCGATGAAGTTACCAGAACGGCAAAGGCGCGCGTCGTTTTGCCCAACCCAAAGGGAATATGGAAGCCCGGGCTTTTTGTCACCGGCAGAATAATCACAAAAGACTTGCAAGTAGATGTTCTGGTTCCCAAAACGGCGCTTCAAACTCTGGCAGATGAAACGGTGATCTTTGTTAAAACCGATGAGGGCTTCGAACCCCGTCCGGTTGAGATTGGCAAAGAGAATGAAGAAAATGTGGAAATAATACATGGTTTGAATCCGGGAGAAATTTACGTGCGTAAAGGCGGCTTTACTCTGAAAGCCGAATTGTTAAAAAGCGAATTTGGCGACGGACATGGTCATTAAAAAACTTACAATTAAAAAATCTTTGTTTGGAGATTTGTGCGCCGATTATGGACGGGAATTTCTGATTTTAAACAAACCGGAGAATAAAAATGAATAAAATAATAGAGTTTTCACTAAAAAATCGTTTGTTGGTTTTGTCGCTGACAATATTGATTATGGCCGGAGGGTGGTTCAGTTACAAACAACTGCCCATAGACGCCTTTCCGGACGTTTCGCCAACGCTGGTTCAGGTGTTTACCGAAACGGAAGGACTGGCTCCGGAGGAGATTGAAAAATACGTCACCTTTCCGGTGGAGGCGGCCATGAACGGCCTGCCCAATCTGGAGACCATCCGCTCGGTGTCCAATTTTGGCCTATCGGTGGTCAATATTTATTTTAAAGACGGAACTGATATCTATTTTGCTCGCCAGGTGGTCAATGAACGCCTGCAGGAAGCGCGCGAGCAAATCCCGGAAGGTTTTGGCGATCCACAGATGGGGCCTATCTCGACGGGCATGGGACTAATCCTTTTTTACTACCTGGAAGACACCACCGGGCAGTACTCATTAACCGAACTGCGAACCATTCAGGATTGGCTAATCAAATATCAGTTGCAAACCGTGCCGGGCGTTACCGAAGTGCTGGGCATTGGCGGCTGGGAAAAACAATATCAGGTGGTGGTCGATGCCAACGCCCTACAGCGCTACGACGTTACCATGCAGGACATTATCGAGAAGGTACGTGCCAACAATTTGAACGTGGGCGCGCAGTTCATTGAAAAAAACGCGGAAGAATTCATTGTGCGTTCGGTGGGTCTGGTTTCGAACATTGAAGATATTGAAAACATCGTCATTAAAACCATTGACGGCACGCCCATTTATCTGAAGCAAATCGCCGAGATAAAGATCGGCGGCGCTGTGCGGCGCGGCGTCCAAACACGGGACGGAATAGAAGAAGTGGTGGCCGGCATGGTGGTTAAGCTTTACGGGACAAACTCTTCCACCGTAATCAGCAAGGTAGAACAAAAGCTAAAAGAGATTAACAAAATTCTGCCCGAAGGCGTGCGCATCGTTCCCTACTACCAGCAAAAATCGCTGGTGCAGGCGGCCGTTTCTACGGTGACCGATGCACTGCTGCAGGGCATCATTCTGGTGGCATTAATTTTGATTATCTTTATGGGATCTATCCGCCCCAGTGTGGTGGTTGCCCTGTCCATTCCCTTCTCCATTTTATTTGCCTTTATCGGCATGCGCTACTTAAATCTTTCTATCAACTTAATGTCTTTTGGCGGATTGGCCATCGCCATCGGCATGATGGTTGACGGAACCATTGTGATGATTGAGAATGTGGACCGCATGCTGCGAAACTCCTCGCGTGATGAACCGCGCATTCACGTGGTGGCCAGAGCGGCCAGAGAAGTGTCCCGCCCCATTGTGTTTGCCATTTCCATAATCATCGTGGTCTTTTTACCTCTTTTCACTCTGCAGGGCGTTGAAGGCAAAACCTTTAAGCCGTTGGCCTTTACCGTATCGCTGGCCATGCTGGGCTCGCTTATTTTCGCTCTTTTTATTGCGCCCCTTTTTGCGCATTTGTTAATGCGCAGGCCAAAAAATCAAAGCAAGGAAAGCGGTTCCACAGAAATTGCGGTTGTCCGCTTTTTACAAAAAACCTACGAGCCCATCATTCGCTTTTTTATTAAAAGACGCATTTTAGCCATTGGCCTGGCGCTTGTTTTATTACTGGCCGGCATTGCCATCTTTCCGCAGCTGGGGTCAGAATTTACGCCCACGCTTCAGGAAGGAACCATTGTTTTACGGTTAACCATGTCGCCATCCATATCGCTCAACGAGAGTATGCGCCTGACTCAGATTGTGGAACGACGTGTCATGCAGGT
This sequence is a window from Caldithrix abyssi DSM 13497. Protein-coding genes within it:
- a CDS encoding efflux RND transporter permease subunit: MNKIIEFSLKNRLLVLSLTILIMAGGWFSYKQLPIDAFPDVSPTLVQVFTETEGLAPEEIEKYVTFPVEAAMNGLPNLETIRSVSNFGLSVVNIYFKDGTDIYFARQVVNERLQEAREQIPEGFGDPQMGPISTGMGLILFYYLEDTTGQYSLTELRTIQDWLIKYQLQTVPGVTEVLGIGGWEKQYQVVVDANALQRYDVTMQDIIEKVRANNLNVGAQFIEKNAEEFIVRSVGLVSNIEDIENIVIKTIDGTPIYLKQIAEIKIGGAVRRGVQTRDGIEEVVAGMVVKLYGTNSSTVISKVEQKLKEINKILPEGVRIVPYYQQKSLVQAAVSTVTDALLQGIILVALILIIFMGSIRPSVVVALSIPFSILFAFIGMRYLNLSINLMSFGGLAIAIGMMVDGTIVMIENVDRMLRNSSRDEPRIHVVARAAREVSRPIVFAISIIIVVFLPLFTLQGVEGKTFKPLAFTVSLAMLGSLIFALFIAPLFAHLLMRRPKNQSKESGSTEIAVVRFLQKTYEPIIRFFIKRRILAIGLALVLLLAGIAIFPQLGSEFTPTLQEGTIVLRLTMSPSISLNESMRLTQIVERRVMQVPEVKHVVTRIGRGEVGAHTDPINSAEMYILLKPKDEWRTAKTQQELEDVIRHEVGEIPGILANFTQPIQMTVDELLEGVRAELAIKLFGDDLEVLKEKADEIARVVQRVPGAADVQPDQISGTPQLLIRPDRHAIARYGINMEDVQSVIRSTVGGEVAGQLFEGVKRFDILVRFAPEFRSTPQQIEQILIETPDGTHIPLAQIAEIKEIVGPRQITRQNSQRFITIQSNVVGRDIGSFVAEAQKAIDENVSLPPGYLVTWGGQFRLQQEANKRLAVVIPITLIIIFVLLFSSFGSLKNTFLILLNIPLALVGGVAALWIFGQNLSVPASVGFIALFGIALENGMVLVSYLNKLLKDGMPIDEASVKGALLRLRPVLMTAITTALGLIPLLLATGVGSEVQRPLAIVVVGGLVTSTILTLLVIPAIYKWFSINTESELEVD
- a CDS encoding efflux RND transporter periplasmic adaptor subunit, translated to MKKKKLLSITILLMFAIFSLWQCAPEKKPEDKPSVQEENHEEEQIVTISPEEMKEFGVELAKAGAGNLQLHVNLPGEIVIPPDNLAHIHPRFPGIVKKVLKHIGEHVKKGETLAIVESNESLVEYQIKSLIDGTIVEKHLTLGEVVTDRNHGFLIANLNTVWVYLQVYQKDLPYVKEGQKVVIFAGPGLPRVEGVIDYISPIIDEVTRTAKARVVLPNPKGIWKPGLFVTGRIITKDLQVDVLVPKTALQTLADETVIFVKTDEGFEPRPVEIGKENEENVEIIHGLNPGEIYVRKGGFTLKAELLKSEFGDGHGH